Part of the Aquimarina sp. MAR_2010_214 genome is shown below.
TCCAAATGCAAAAAATGCAAGTACAATCACATTTACCGCTACGTGATATTTAATAAAAAAAGCAATAATTTTACGCATCACTATTGTTTTTTAGCTGTACTAGCAGAACTATCACTATGCACATTATTATTTACTTTCTTTTCCTGGTAGATCTTGATCAGCATTCCTGCATATGCTCCCGGAACACTCTTGGATAAAATTATGGTTTCTTCAGGAATTCCCTTCAGCACCACTTTTTTATCAGAAAAATATACCGGTTTTACATTGATAATATCAAGAATACTATCTCTTACTACAAATATCTTATCTCCTTCCTGAAGCAATCCTCTTTCAATTTCGATAGCATTTTCTTCTTTCTTAGCATCAAGATTGGCTTCGAGATACATACCTTCTCTAAGAGACGGGTCTGCTACTTCGATAAAAGTTGTGATCGTCTGGGTGGCTTGATTAACACTACTATTAATTCTAGATACCTTTCCTGTAAATGTCTTTGTTTTATTAAGGTTAGAAAGTTCTACAGATTCCCCAACACGAAGCAGATCTCCATATTCTTTCCCGATAGCAACCTGCATTTCATATACTTTGGTATCGATGTACTCTCCTAATTTTTGTCCCTGGCGAATTAACGTCCCCTCGGTTACCAGAGCTTCGGTAAGCACCCCATTAAAAGGGGCAGAGATGGTATATTTTGCCAATCGCTGCTCCAGGTTTTTCACATTGTAATAGGTGGTATAAATATTTCTTCCTGTTATAAAATATTTTTCTTTTTCTGAAGTAACTTCTGGCAGTTTTGGTGTGGCTTTACTCATGTCAAAGGTATTGAGATATCCTTGCCATTTTTCATAAATATCTGGATAATCCAATCGCAAATCCGGCATAATAGAGGTGACCAGATTGTATAAATTACTCTTGGCAGATTGCACACTAGCATAATATTCTGATGCATCAATCCTTATCAATGCTTGTCCTCTTTGATATTTTTGCCCTGTTTTAAATAAGTGAGTTCCCCCTTTAAAAATCCCCTGAACTTCGGCGTACAGTTCTAATCTTCTTTTTGCAGTTAAATTACCATTTGCTGCAATTTGTATAGGAATAGTTTTATTTTTTACCGTATCTACAAAAACAGTTTTTATCACTTTTGCAGGTTTGGGTCTAAATCTTTTTTTACTGTCTATTATTGTTCTGGCACCAAAATACGCTGCCACAATCAAAAGTATCCCAAGGATTGAAAGTATAATTTTTCTCATAGTATATCTGTAACCACACTTTTTGTAGAATCGCTACAAAACTATCAACCACACCCTTGGAATGCAGTTAAAGAACTCATAAAAGTTAGTACGAGGGGTTTTACGCCAAGAAGTAGTATACTCTTTTTTCAGTTGGTTACGATAAAAAACAAAAATTAGAAGGCAAAACAAACAATATCTTATGCACCATTTAATACATCCATTTCCTCTTGTAATGCTTCCCAATCTTCCATTAGTGAAGATAAGAGATTTTTTTTTGCCTGGTAATTATCAAAAAAGTTAGGTTGCGCAATAGTTTGATCATAATTGATCGCCAGTTCTACATCAATTTCTTTAATTTCTCTTTCGAGCTTATTGATTTTAGATTCTATATTACTCAACTTATTACTAAGTGATTTCAGTTTTTTCTGATCCTGATAGGATTGCTTTGCTGTCTCTTTGGTATCAGAAGCAATTTTCTCTTGCTTGTCTTTCTTTTCTATATCTCTAAGATCACTAATTCTTTTTTCTTCTAAGTAGAAATTTATATCTCCGAGGTATTCTTTGATTTTTTTATTCTTAAACTCATAAACGGTATTACTTAATCCTTGCAGAAAATCTCTATCATGTGATACCAAAATCAGGGTTCCGTCAAAGTTTTTCAAAGCTTCTTTTAATACATTTTTAGATTTGATATCCAAGTGGTTTGTTGGCTCATCCATCACTAATACATTAAAAGGCTGTAATAGCATTTTACATAGTGCTAATCGGTTTCTCTCTCCTCCAGAAAGTACTTTTACCTTTTTATCCACTTCATCACCTCTAAACAAGAAGGATCCTAACATATCACGGACCTTGGTTCGTGTTTTTTCATCGGCTGCATGGATCATAGTATCATGAACAGTCAATTCTCCATCCAGATATTCTGACTGATTCTGAGCAAAATACCCTATCTGAACATTATGCCCCAACTTAAACTCTCCGGTATACGATATCTCATCAATGATAATCTTAGCCAATGTTGATTTACCCTGACCATTCTGACCTACAAATGCTATTTTAGACCCTCTCTCTACTAGTAAATCAATGTCTTTGAGAATCTCTTTATCACCATAATTTTTACCTACACTATCGGCTTCAATAACTACTTTTCCCGGTTGTACATGTATAGGAAAACTAATATTCATTACTGCATTATCATCTTCATCTACTTCTATTCTATCAATCTTATCCAATTTCTTAATTAAAGATTGTGCCATAGAGGCTTTAGAAGCTTTTGCTCTAAATTTCTCGATCAGCTTTTCGGTCTGTTCTATCTGCTTAGATTGGTTCTTTTGCGTAGCTAATTGCTGTTCCCGAATCTCTTTACGAAGCACCAAATATTTAGAATAAGGTTTGTTATAATCATAGATACGCCCCAAAGATATTTCTATAGTCCTGTTGGTTACATTATCCAGAAACATTTTGTCATGCGAAACAATAACTACTACTCCGGCATAATTTTTCAAAAAATTCTCTAGCCAGATAATAGACTCTATATCTAAGTGGTTTGTAGGCTCATCGAGTAGTAAAATATCATTATTCTGTAATAACAACTTTGCTAATTCGATTCTCATACGCCATCCACCAGAGAACGTATCGGTAAGTTTATTAAAATCTTCACGAGCAAATCCAAGGCCCTGTAAGACCCTTTCTGTTTCTCCTTGATAGTTATACCCACCCAGTATCTCATAATGATGTGTAAGATCACTTAAATCGGTAATTAATTGATTATATTTTTCACTTTCATAATCCGTGCGTTCTGCTAGCTGAGCATTAATAGCATCAATATCGCGCTCTGCTTTCTTAATTTCTATGAAGGCTTCGTAGGCTTCCTCTAAAACCGTGCGTCCTAATACAAAATCTATATCTTGCTTTAAAAAACCAATCTTTATCTCTTTATCCATAGCTATCTGACCAGAATCTGGTTCTTGCTCTTTGGACAAAATCTTAAGCATGGTAGATTTCCCTGCACCATTCTTTCCTATCAATCCAACTCGATCTCCTGCATTTAATCTGAAGCTTATTTCTTCAAAAAGGTACTCCCCTCCAAACGAAATCGATAAGTTATGTATGTTTAACATGTGCTTTTGAATATTTTGTGCAAAGATGATTAATTTTGCGTTAGAATAAAAACGCCCATGAACTTCTTAAAAGGAACAAAGATTTATAGTATTATAACTGGCAGCTGTCCTGTATGCCAGAAAGAAAGCATGTATAAGGAATCCAACCCTTATAAATTAAGCCAGACTTTAAAAATGCAGGAACGTTGTAGTCATTGTAACACCAAATACAAAATGGAGCCTTCTTTTTTTTATGGTGCTATGTATGTGAGTTACCCTGTAGGTATCGCTTTTGCCGTTGCAGCTTTTGTGATTAGCAATCTTATTTTTAAGCTAAATCTAGTGGCTACTTTTCTTATAATTGCCGGAACAATGATTGCTTTTTTGCCTGTTATTTTAAGATTGTCCCGAAATATCTGGATTAACTTTTTTATGCACTACAAAAAAGAAAAACATTCATCGTAAGCTTTCATACCGTTTACAATCTATTTCCTTATCCAAAGAAATTCCTTTTTCTATATGGTTATATAACTCTTTTGCCATAGTAGGGGCCAAAAGTATACCTCTACTACCCATACCATTTAGAATATGCATATTAGCATACCTGGTATGCGTTCCTATCAAAGGTCTTCGGTCCTTTACTGTAGGTCGTATTCC
Proteins encoded:
- a CDS encoding efflux RND transporter periplasmic adaptor subunit, whose product is MRKIILSILGILLIVAAYFGARTIIDSKKRFRPKPAKVIKTVFVDTVKNKTIPIQIAANGNLTAKRRLELYAEVQGIFKGGTHLFKTGQKYQRGQALIRIDASEYYASVQSAKSNLYNLVTSIMPDLRLDYPDIYEKWQGYLNTFDMSKATPKLPEVTSEKEKYFITGRNIYTTYYNVKNLEQRLAKYTISAPFNGVLTEALVTEGTLIRQGQKLGEYIDTKVYEMQVAIGKEYGDLLRVGESVELSNLNKTKTFTGKVSRINSSVNQATQTITTFIEVADPSLREGMYLEANLDAKKEENAIEIERGLLQEGDKIFVVRDSILDIINVKPVYFSDKKVVLKGIPEETIILSKSVPGAYAGMLIKIYQEKKVNNNVHSDSSASTAKKQ
- a CDS encoding ABC-F family ATP-binding cassette domain-containing protein; this translates as MLNIHNLSISFGGEYLFEEISFRLNAGDRVGLIGKNGAGKSTMLKILSKEQEPDSGQIAMDKEIKIGFLKQDIDFVLGRTVLEEAYEAFIEIKKAERDIDAINAQLAERTDYESEKYNQLITDLSDLTHHYEILGGYNYQGETERVLQGLGFAREDFNKLTDTFSGGWRMRIELAKLLLQNNDILLLDEPTNHLDIESIIWLENFLKNYAGVVVIVSHDKMFLDNVTNRTIEISLGRIYDYNKPYSKYLVLRKEIREQQLATQKNQSKQIEQTEKLIEKFRAKASKASMAQSLIKKLDKIDRIEVDEDDNAVMNISFPIHVQPGKVVIEADSVGKNYGDKEILKDIDLLVERGSKIAFVGQNGQGKSTLAKIIIDEISYTGEFKLGHNVQIGYFAQNQSEYLDGELTVHDTMIHAADEKTRTKVRDMLGSFLFRGDEVDKKVKVLSGGERNRLALCKMLLQPFNVLVMDEPTNHLDIKSKNVLKEALKNFDGTLILVSHDRDFLQGLSNTVYEFKNKKIKEYLGDINFYLEEKRISDLRDIEKKDKQEKIASDTKETAKQSYQDQKKLKSLSNKLSNIESKINKLEREIKEIDVELAINYDQTIAQPNFFDNYQAKKNLLSSLMEDWEALQEEMDVLNGA
- a CDS encoding DUF983 domain-containing protein translates to MNFLKGTKIYSIITGSCPVCQKESMYKESNPYKLSQTLKMQERCSHCNTKYKMEPSFFYGAMYVSYPVGIAFAVAAFVISNLIFKLNLVATFLIIAGTMIAFLPVILRLSRNIWINFFMHYKKEKHSS